Proteins from a genomic interval of Papaver somniferum cultivar HN1 chromosome 4, ASM357369v1, whole genome shotgun sequence:
- the LOC113272816 gene encoding uncharacterized protein LOC113272816, giving the protein MILKSFLLGNLLSLCMKIINSVVVVGLYYGFLTTFSIGPSYLFLFRARVMEEGTEKEVSGTTGFITGQLMMFISIYYAPLHLALGRPHTITVLVLPYLLFHFFWNNHKNVFDYGSTTINSMHNLSIQCFCWLVNWSHFGYGKIILLDRKYLVSEFRNSMVQIFSRMSSPIVTKKLKEETAETQERGESEGETNVEIETISETKGTKQEEGSIEQDPSPSLCSEENSKLEILKRKKDKDLLCFFPC; this is encoded by the exons ATGATTTTGAAATCTTTTCTACTAGGTAATCTATTATCCTTATGCATGAAGATAATAAATTCGGTCGTTGTGGTCGGACTCTATTATGGATTTCTCACCACATTCTCCATAGGGCCCTCTTATCTCTTCCTTTTCCGAGCTCGGGTTATGGAAGAAGGAACCGAGAAGGAGGTATCAGGAACAACGGGTTTTATTACGGGACAACTCATGATGTTCATATCGATCTATTATGCGCCTCTCCATCTAGCATTGGGTAGACCTCATACAATAACAGTCCTAGTTCTACCGTATCTTTTGTTTCATTTCTTCTGGAACAACCACAAAAACGTTTTTGATTATGGATCTACTACCATAAACTCAATGCATAATCTCAGCATTCAATGT TTTTGTTGGTTGGTTAATTGGTCACATTT TGGATACGGAAAAATAATTCTATTAGATCGTAAGTACCTTGTGTCAGAATTTAGAAATTCTATGGTTCAAATCTTTA GCAGAATGTCGTCGCCTATTGTTACTAAGAAACTAAAAGAAGAAACTGCTGAAACGCAAGAAAGGGGGGAAAGTGAGGGAGAAACAAATGTAGAAATCGAAACAATTTCCGAAACGAAGGGGACTAAACAGGAAGAAGGATCCATCGAACAAGACCCTTCCCCTTCCCTTTGTTCGGAAGAAAATTCGAAGTTAGAAATACTTAAACGTAAAAAAGATAAAGACCTCCTCTG
- the LOC113272817 gene encoding uncharacterized protein LOC113272817: MRNTKSLIGDGRATSLFYDVWYGSESLADVLQQPDLDRNARVSDIIVQDQWRLEGVHMHDLVSAGVNLESFPRRHTCSDRKIWMPDLKVVFSVKSARDLVRMRYPVLEEANLLWKSVVHPSLAAQNWKFVRGACATLDKVKRRFKIALPSRCSVCQIAEESLDHVLWSCSAANRAWQWLASIFHISSHYNLLTANKGAKGCSRMIKDLWLVSILVLRSELWFQRNKMVYEQKNPCWTFFKKRVFNFIHEYSARMTGCMFNKIEDLEILNFFRVKCRRVKMLEPVECFWQPPRHNQLLLCCDGASRGNPGVAGARVVARNSACEVVGAMCVGLGVISNYLAELYSILIGLEWEVQWGYRDVLVRTNSSSVIISLEGDSIPWFHLS, translated from the coding sequence ATGCGCAATACTAAATCTTTAATTGGTGACGGTAGAGCAACTTCTCTATTTTATGATGTATGGTATGGGTCTGAATCTTTGGCAGATGTTTTGCAACAACCTGACCTTGACAGAAATGCCAGGGTGAGTGATATCATTGTGCAGGATCAATGGAGGCTGGAAGGAGTTCATATGCACGACCTTGTCAGTGCTGGGGTGAATCTGGAGAGCTTTCCAAGGAGGCACACATGCAGTGATAGGAAGATATGGATGCCGGACCTTAAAGTTGTTTTCTCTGTTAAGTCTGCAAGGGATCTGGTGAGGATGCGGTATCCGGTGCTGGAGGAAGCAAATCTTTTATGGAAGAGTGTTGTGCACCCTTCTTTGGCGGCGCAAAATTGGAAGTTTGTCAGGGGAGCTTGTGCAACTTTGGATAAAGTTAAGAGAAGGTTCAAGATAGCTCTTCCGTCGAGAtgcagtgtgtgtcagattgCGGAGGAGTCTTTGGATCATGTGCTTTGGAGCTGTAGTGCGGCGAATCGGGCTTGGCAATGGCTGGCAagtattttccatattagttctCATTATAACTTGCTTACTGCTAACAAGGGAGCGAAAGGGTGTAGTAGAATGATTAAAGACCTATGGTTAGTCTCAATTTTGGTGCTGCGATCGGAGCTGTGGTTCCAAAGGAATAAGATGGTCTATGAACAGAAGAATCCTTGCTGGACCTTCTTCAAAAAACGTGTTTTTAACTTCATTCATGAATACTCGGCTAGAATGACAGGATGTATGTTCAATAAGATAGAAGATCTTGAGATTCTGAATTTTTTCAGAGTTAAATGTCGTAGGGTGAAGATGTTAGAGCCTGTTGAGTGTTTTTGGCAACCTCCTAGGCACAATCAGCTTTTGCTATGCTGCGATGGTGCCTCTAGAGgcaatccaggggtggcgggtGCTCGTGTGGTCGCAAGAAATTCTGCTTGTGAAGTGGTTGGGGCGATGTGTGTTGGTCTTGGAGTTATTTCCAATTATTTGGCTGAGTTATATAGCATTCTGATTGGTTTAGAATGGGAAGTTCAATGGGGATACCGGGATGTTCTAGTGCGGACTAATTCATCAAGTGTCATAATATCTTTGGAAGGGGATTCTATTCCATggtttcacctatcttga